The following proteins are encoded in a genomic region of Arachis stenosperma cultivar V10309 chromosome 4, arast.V10309.gnm1.PFL2, whole genome shotgun sequence:
- the LOC130973160 gene encoding glucan endo-1,3-beta-glucosidase 14-like — protein sequence MATFISRMPCSYILLLFLLFADIMLFRRVASFGINYGQVANNLPTPDKVLELLGTLKITRTRIYDTNPEILKAFANSEIEIIVTVENQILSQLNDPQQALQWVSNNIKPYLPDTKITGIQVGNEVYTDENPAMFQYLVPAVINIQNALSQLSISSNIQVSSPSSLAVLQESYPPSAGTFKNEITETMTQFLSFLSKTNSPFWINAYPFFAYKDNPNEIPLDYVLFNPSGGMVDPNTKLHYDNMLYAQVDAVAFAIAKLGFNDIEIRVSETGWPSKGDSDEEGATVQNAATYNRNLFRRQMENEGTPLKPRMRLEAYLFALFNEDLKPGPTSERNYGLFQPDESMAYNVGLSAFATTSNPSTSISLTSSATHNKATPPKKYQNLFYCLFVYLLTSTLCGFV from the exons ATGGCAACATTTATCAGCAGAATGCCATGCAGCTATATTCTTCTGCTGTTTCTTCTCTTTGCAG ATATCATGCTTTTCCGACGCGTAGCGTCGTTCGGAATCAACTACGGCCAAGTAGCCAACAATTTACCAACACCAGACAAGGTCCTTGAACTCTTAGGCACCCTAAAGATAACAAGAACAAGAATCTATGACACCAATCCTGAGATTCTGAAAGCTTTTGCCAACTCAGAAATTGAAATCATTGTAACAGTTGAGAACCAAATACTAAGCCAGTTAAATGATCCACAACAAGCACTTCAATGGGTAAGCAACAACATCAAACCCTACCTACCAGACACAAAAATCACAGGAATCCAAGTAGGCAACGAAGTTTACACAGATGAGAATCCAGCAATGTTTCAGTACCTTGTTCCAGCAGTGATCAACATCCAAAATGCATTATCTCAGCTAAGCATTTCATCGAACATCCAAGTCTCATCACCAAGCTCCCTTGCAGTTCTTCAAGAATCATACCCTCCTTCAGCTGGTACCTTCAAGAATGAGATAACTGAAACCATGACACAATTCTTAAGCTTCTTATCAAAAACAAATTCACCATTTTGGATCAATGCATACCCTTTCTTTGCATACAAAGACAACCCAAATGAAATCCCATTAGACTATGTTCTCTTCAATCCAAGTGGGGGAATGGTTGATCCAAACACAAAATTACACTATGACAACATGCTATATGCTCAGGTAGATGCAGTTGCATTTGCAATTGCAAAGTTAGGGTTCAATGATATTGAAATTAGGGTTTCAGAAACAGGGTGGCCTTCAAAGGGGGACAGTGATGAAGAAGGAGCAACAGTGCAGAATGCAGCAACATACAATAGGAACTTGTTTAGGAGACAAATGGAAAATGAAGGAACACCATTGAAGCCAAGGATGAGATTGGAGGCTTATTTGTTTGCATTGTTCAATGAAGATTTGAAGCCAGGACCAACTTCTGAGAGAAACTATGGATTGTTTCAACCTGATGAATCCATGGCTTATAATGTTGGCCTTTCTGCTTTTGCAACTACTTCTAATCCCTCCACTTCAATTTCTCTTACCTCCTCTGCCACTCACAATAAG GCAACACCACCAAAGAAATACCAAAACTTGTTCTACTGCCTGTTTGTGTATTTGCTGACTTCAACACTTTGTGGCTTTGTCTAG